A window from Schistosoma haematobium chromosome 3, whole genome shotgun sequence encodes these proteins:
- the MBOAT1_4 gene encoding Lysophospholipid acyltransferase 1 (EggNog:ENOG410V55W~COG:I): MKFTSFAYFNKVFMGLDFVPLENEQPVRGGFYRSSQIFIPLAKFMNVPLDQINYVVSGVISIGLGQLMRRRLSPQKCSPRIRAVFETLFGLLLLSFCFGNQLRVLLIQSSIAYLFMMCLPSNHFMAVLVTIWSLFFLTLVHICRLKYDYGGYTLDISGPVMVQTQRLSSLAFNLVDGVSVRKMSGPNYCKSQQTNCSTNEIINRDETVEQFPPCCKGNAFTELDTTTMIMTSKLKSNTIHYHAPNHCKSMQRATAVASDSHSVMMNIPTSHKLHAVEKIPDPIIFFAYMLYFHGVFVGPFTFFSEYMDYLKGYTSRELPPINMRYLITLFLRTVASGLSAAYLCPYFPFEFVLTEPFTNYSMLHRILYVTISLFLIRQKYYFAWGLAEVNGVAVGAGYTGQCPRTGATLNHNIRNFDFIKVETGISLKHVIDAWNISTTRWLRETFYDRLPSAYRTILVFIISAFWHGFYPGYYIMFLSFALFTMTSRLWHRHCRQYFRRNYLSSQLYSVFTMIITNLIVNYGQAPFHLLDFYSSLKFLRIFYFIPHLIAVGILFIYFSKICIIKLSLKYQLDIKRFDYDKSNDDKSRKLSISSNHDRGFGGH; this comes from the exons ATGAAATTCACTTCATTTGCATATTTCAATAAGGTTTTCATGGGTCTTGATTTTGTCCCATTAGAAAATGAGCAACCAGTTCGTGGTGGATTCTACAGAAGTTCACAGATTTTTATCCCACTTGCTAAATTTATGAATGTTCCATTAGATCAAATTAACTATGTTGTTAGTGGAGTGATTAGCATCGGTCTGGGTCAATTAATGCGACGCCGGTTATCACCTCAGAAATGCTCTCCACGAATTCGTGCAGTTTTTGAAACCTTATTTGGTCtgttgttattatcattttgcTTTGGTAATCAATTGCGTGTATTATTGATACAATCAAGTATTGCTTATCTATTCATGATGTGTCTACCTAGTAATCATTTTATGGCTGTATTAGTGACAATTTGGTCGTTATTTTTTCTTACATTAGTACATATTTGTCGATTAAAATATGATTATGGGGGATATACACTGGATATTTCTGGACCAGTAATGGTACAAACTCAACGTTTATCTAGTTTAGCGTTTAATCTTGTCGATGGTGTATCAGTGCGTAAAATGTCTGGTCCAAATTATTGTAAATCACAACAAACTAATTGTTCCACCAATGAAATAATCAATCGTGATGAAACTGTGGAACAATTCCCACCTTGTTGCAAAGGGAACGCATTCACTGAACTTGATAcaacaacaatgataatgaCTTCGAAATTGAAGTCAAACACTATTCATTATCATGCGCCAAATCATTGTAAATCAATGCAACGTGCTACTGCTGTTGCGTCGGATAGTCATTCTGTCATGATGAATATCCCTACAAGTCATAAATTACATGCTGTTGAGAAAATTCCAGATCCGATCATATTTTTTGCATACATGCTTTATTTTCATGGTGTATTTGTTGGACCTTTCACGTTTTTTTCTGAATATATGGATTATCTTAAAGGTTACACAAGCAGAGAATTACCTCCAATCAATATGCGTTATTTAATCACTTTATTTCTACGTACAGTAGCTTCGGGCCTATCAGCTGCCTATTTATGTCCTTATTTCCCGTTTGAATTTGTTTTAACTGAGCCGTTTACA AATTACTCCATGTTGCATCGTATTTTATATGTAACCATTTCTCTATTCTTAATTCGACAAAAGTACTACTTTGCATGGGGTTTAGCTGAAGTCAACGGAGTGGCTGTCGGTGCTGGTTATACTGGCCAGTGTCCACGCACAGGTGCTACATTAAATCATAACATTCGCaattttgatttcattaaaGTTGAAACTGGTATTAGTTTAAAACATGTTATCGATGCATGGAATATCTCAACTACACGATGGTTACGTGAAACATTTTATGATCGTCTTCCATCAGCTTATCGTACAATCCTTGTCTTTATTATAAGCGCTTTTTGGCATGGCTTTTATCCTGGCTATTATATTATGTTTTTATCGTTTGCCTTATTCACTATGACCTCACGTCTATGGCATCGTCATTGTCGTCAATATTTCCGTAGAAATTATCTCTCCAGTCAACTCTATAGTGTATTTACCATGATCATTACtaatttaattgtaaattatgGTCAAGCACCATTTCACCTATTAGATTTCTATTCATCATTGAAATTTTTACGTATATTCTACTTTATACCGCATCTAATTGCTGTCGgtattttgtttatctatttttccaaaatatgcattataaaattATCACTTAAGTATCAGCTTGATATTAAGAGGTTTGATTATGATAAAAGTAATGATGATAAAAGTCGAAAATTATCAATTTCTTCAAATCATGATCGCGGTTTTGGTGGCCATTAA